In a genomic window of Ipomoea triloba cultivar NCNSP0323 chromosome 3, ASM357664v1:
- the LOC116012880 gene encoding uncharacterized protein LOC116012880, whose amino-acid sequence MTDHAVAEEASAAKRLLETGGQGRRDTRRQPDPRRKDQDGNPIYTPLSRPIGEILEYAQSCNMIQLPAPARDGPNKDKYCAYHRNRGHETDEYRVLKGLIEDLLRSGELAQFAAEKKKNRRRGWKKYFKKSDKEKKDKGPEPDHDPPATGSKQIIHVIFGGPQGGDDPDRRRAWSRDLPVCSISTSQPEKRMKDEPITFTDRDLPLEGDRSAEALVITVDICGEVRRVMVDTGSSVNVLYLEAFNRLKIVRSALTPVRTPLSGFTGDMVHPEGMVVLPVEVGVYPKILKVEMEFIVVNLACVHNVILGRPGIAQMKAIISMPHLCMKFPTPEGVGMVRGDPRSARL is encoded by the coding sequence ATGACCGACCACGCGGTGGCCGAAGAAGCCAGCGCTGCTAAGCGCTTGTTGGAAACCGGAGGACAAGGTCGGAGAGACACGAGACGACAGCCCGACCCCAGAAGGAAGGATCAGGATGGGAATCCGATCTACACCCCCCTATCAAGACCGATCGGGGAAATCTTGGAGTATGCTCAGTCTTGCAATATGATCCAACTCCCGGCCCCGGCGAGAGACGGCCCCAATAAAGACAAATACTGCGCCTATCACAGGAACCGGGGGCACGAAACCGACGAGTACCGTGTCCTCAAAGGGCTGATTGAAGACCTCTTGCGCTCGGGAGAACTGGCGCAATTTGCTgccgagaagaagaagaaccgacGCCGGGGGTGGAAGAAATATTTCAAGAAGTCTGACAAAGAGAAAAAAGATAAGGGGCCAGAACCCGACCATGACCCCCCTGCCACTGGGTCGAAACAGATCATCCATGTTATCTTCGGCGGGCCGCAGGGGGGCGACGATCCAGACCGTCGACGAGCTTGGTCGAGGGACTTGCCCGTATGCTCGATCAGCACCAGTCAACCCGAGAAGAGAATGAAGGACGAGCCGATAACCTTCACCGACCGAGACCTTCCCCTCGAAGGAGATCGATCCGCCGAGGCGCTAGTGATTACCGTTGATATCTGCGGAGAGGTCCGAAGGGTGATGGTGGACACTGGCAGCAGCGTTAATGTCCTATATCTCGAAGCCTTCAACAGGCTAAAAATCGTGAGGTCGGCCTTGACGCCGGTCCGAACTCCGCTGTCGGGTTTCACGGGCGATATGGTTCACCCTGAGGGAATGGTAGTCCTCCCTGTGGAGGTCGGAGTTTATCCCAAGATTTTGAAAGTGGAGATGGAATTTATCGTCGTCAATTTGGCGTGCGTTCACAACGTGATCTTGGGCCGACCAGGAATAGCCCAGATGAAGGCCATTATCTCCATGCCGCACCTATGCATGAAGTTCCCAACCCCGGAAGGCGTCGGAATGGTTCGGGGAGATCCACGATCGGCAAGGCTGTGA